One segment of Paenibacillus rhizovicinus DNA contains the following:
- a CDS encoding DUF1128 domain-containing protein, translating to MRNLEEPNVDNIAYMIEEIKSKLRMASGAAMQATNFSLQKYEDLRDVYEIVASKDKFSISEVEAIVSELGQLREK from the coding sequence ATGAGAAACTTAGAAGAACCGAATGTAGACAACATCGCCTATATGATTGAAGAAATCAAAAGCAAGCTGCGCATGGCTTCGGGAGCCGCGATGCAAGCGACCAATTTCAGTCTCCAAAAATACGAGGATCTGCGCGATGTCTACGAGATCGTTGCGAGCAAAGATAAATTCAGCATCAGCGAAGTCGAAGCCATCGTATCCGAACTCGGACAGCTCCGCGAGAAATAA